In Gopherus evgoodei ecotype Sinaloan lineage unplaced genomic scaffold, rGopEvg1_v1.p scaffold_31_arrow_ctg1, whole genome shotgun sequence, a single window of DNA contains:
- the LOC115640595 gene encoding HAUS augmin-like complex subunit 5 isoform X2 has translation MERGGPALELKLWAAQEMGLPPAKVPPDGAFRRMCSGQCAEIWRYVTRHVHHQRNVKKIRGNLLWYQHLEEAEGKPSGSEPEQERRQQLAQGVARLRGELQQLDLQMETAQREVMADEISLEAAQERIRDAQHRSLLLKAYAARTAKERQQLQGSVTQLRVRLEQLQDISRKAKVELTVGGKVPDRGFAGVEPEVLRDVRTACQLRFHFLKSLFEHSTSGTLPGTSEELLDTSYQHWLSTVEDIVGSHPPNHVLAALEHLALENTLQMQELTSHIDIPRDVEALKFRYESSRLEDLAGPPAALPSVRGLIQEGWSRCEELWVQQLPLQARERHGTARLASLVQEMHRLLADGSERAILARAVLELELRAVRLAGLRDGLHRGCRELEREASARHAELQALQSKRQRILDFRHLVREKQQHVRALIKGISYIKSQLCKDQAEVQAFVQRKLLGPEQDVTLESQRLHGGVEREVRQLGAIALPCLLCRSLLGSQQVPAHELSIHRLDRTALAQHRAFLTVCQASGFPLYKAPEHLLPHMAELKKELLALRAQLGYKNRALASLQQRQGSWGTDAQALVQALRDHDREQAGALVPRIQLVTEQCRQRIERWPEVQAAIDAWWEQPGQFVLPAEHRLGLTLQQWLERWTLALKTLQQQQQQHSWA, from the exons ATGGAGCGGGGCGGCCCCGCGCTGGAGCTGAAGCTCTGGGCGGCCCAGGAGATGGGGCTGCCCCCCGCGAAGGTGCCCCCCGATGGGGCCTTCCGCCG GATGTGCTCAGGCCAGTGTGCGGAGATCTGGAGATACGTCACCCGGCACGTGCACCACCAGAG GAATGTGAAGAAGATCCGAGGGAACTTGCTGTG GTACCAGCatctggaggaggcagag GGAAAGCCCAGTGGGTCAGAACcggagcaggagcggcgccagcaGCTGGCCCAGGGCGTGGCCCGCCTGcgtggggagctgcagcagttagACCTGCAGATGGAGACAGCCCAGCGTGAGGTCATGGCTGACG AGATCTCCCTGGAGGCAGCCCAGGAGCGGATCCGTGATGCCCAGCACCGCTCCCTGCTGCTCAAGGCCTATGCAGCCCGTACAGCCAAGGAGCgccagcagctgcagggcagcGTAACACAGCTGAGGGTGCgactggagcagctgcaggacatcagcag AAAGGCCAAGGTGGAGCTGACGGTGGGAGGGAAGGTGCCTGACCGCGGATTTGCTGGCGTGGAGCCTGAAGTACTG CGGGACGTGCGGACGGCCTGCCAGCTGCGCTTCCACTTCCTGAAGTCGCTCTTCGAGCACAGCACGTCTGGGACCCTCCC CGGGACAAGCGAGGAGCTGCTGGACACATCCTACCAGCACTGGCTGAGCACAGTGGAG GACATCGTGGGTTCCCACCCTCCCAACCATGTCCTGGCAGCCCTGGAGCACCTGGCCCTGGAGAACACCCTGCAGATGCAAGAGCTCACCAGCCACATTGACATTCCCCGCGACGTAGAGGCCCTCAA GTTCCGCTACGAGAGCTCCCGCCTGGAAGACCTGGCGGGGCCGCCAGCAGCCCTGCCCTCAGTCCGGGGCCTCATACAG gaaggctGGAGCAGGTGTGAGGAGCTGTgggtgcagcagctccccctgcaGGCCCGGGAGcggcacggcacggcacggcTGGCCTCCCTCGTGCAGGAGATGCACCGGCTGCTGGCGGACGGCTCGGAGCGCGCCATCCTCGCCAG GGCggtgctggagctggagctgcgggCTGTACGGCTGGCAGGACTGCGGGATGGGCTGCACCGGGGCTGCCGAGAGCTGGAACGGGAGGCGAGTGCCCGCCACGCGGAGCTGCAGGCCTTGCAGAGCAAGCGGCAGCGCATCCTGGACTTCCGCCACCTGGTG CgcgaaaagcagcagcatgtccggGCGCTGATCAAAGGCATCTCCTACATcaaatcccagctctgcaaggacCAGGCCGAG GTCCAGGCCTTCGTGCAGAGGAAGCTGCTGGGCCCAGAGCAGGATGTGACACTGGAGTCGCAGCGGCTGCACGGGGGGGTGGAGCGCGAGGTCCGGCAGCTGGGGGCCAtcgccctcccctgcctcctgtgcCGCAGCCTCCTGGG GTCCCAGCAGGTCCCGGCTCATGAGCTCTCCATCCATAGGCTGGACCGGACGGCGCTTGCCCAGCACCGGGCCTTCCTCACTGTGTGCCAGGCTTCTGGGTTCCCTCTCTACAAG gccccggagcACCTCCTGCCCCACATGGCTGAGCTGAAGAAGGAGCTGCTGGCCCTGCGTGCCCAGCTGGGCTACAAGAACCGGGCACTGGCCAGCCTGCAGCAGCGCCAGGGCTCCTGGGGGACCGACGCGCAAG ccctggtgCAGGCCCTGCGGGACCACGACCGGGAGCAGGCCGGAGCCCTGGTGCCGCGGATCCAGCTGGTGACGGAGCAGTGCAGGCAACGCATCGAGCGCTGGCCCGAGGTGCAGGCTGCCATCGACGCCTG GTGGGAGCAGCCAGGGCAGTTTGTCCTGCCTGCGGAGCATCGCCTCGGCCTCACCttgcagcagtggctggagcgcTGGACTCTGGCCCTCAagaccctccagcagcagcagcagcagcacagctgggcctGA
- the LOC115640595 gene encoding HAUS augmin-like complex subunit 5 isoform X1 — protein sequence MERGGPALELKLWAAQEMGLPPAKVPPDGAFRRMCSGQCAEIWRYVTRHVHHQRNVKKIRGNLLWYQHLEEAEGKPSGSEPEQERRQQLAQGVARLRGELQQLDLQMETAQREVMADEISLEAAQERIRDAQHRSLLLKAYAARTAKERQQLQGSVTQLRVRLEQLQDISRKAKVELTVGGKVPDRGFAGVEPEVLRDVRTACQLRFHFLKSLFEHSTSGTLPSGTSEELLDTSYQHWLSTVEDIVGSHPPNHVLAALEHLALENTLQMQELTSHIDIPRDVEALKFRYESSRLEDLAGPPAALPSVRGLIQEGWSRCEELWVQQLPLQARERHGTARLASLVQEMHRLLADGSERAILARAVLELELRAVRLAGLRDGLHRGCRELEREASARHAELQALQSKRQRILDFRHLVREKQQHVRALIKGISYIKSQLCKDQAEVQAFVQRKLLGPEQDVTLESQRLHGGVEREVRQLGAIALPCLLCRSLLGSQQVPAHELSIHRLDRTALAQHRAFLTVCQASGFPLYKAPEHLLPHMAELKKELLALRAQLGYKNRALASLQQRQGSWGTDAQALVQALRDHDREQAGALVPRIQLVTEQCRQRIERWPEVQAAIDAWWEQPGQFVLPAEHRLGLTLQQWLERWTLALKTLQQQQQQHSWA from the exons ATGGAGCGGGGCGGCCCCGCGCTGGAGCTGAAGCTCTGGGCGGCCCAGGAGATGGGGCTGCCCCCCGCGAAGGTGCCCCCCGATGGGGCCTTCCGCCG GATGTGCTCAGGCCAGTGTGCGGAGATCTGGAGATACGTCACCCGGCACGTGCACCACCAGAG GAATGTGAAGAAGATCCGAGGGAACTTGCTGTG GTACCAGCatctggaggaggcagag GGAAAGCCCAGTGGGTCAGAACcggagcaggagcggcgccagcaGCTGGCCCAGGGCGTGGCCCGCCTGcgtggggagctgcagcagttagACCTGCAGATGGAGACAGCCCAGCGTGAGGTCATGGCTGACG AGATCTCCCTGGAGGCAGCCCAGGAGCGGATCCGTGATGCCCAGCACCGCTCCCTGCTGCTCAAGGCCTATGCAGCCCGTACAGCCAAGGAGCgccagcagctgcagggcagcGTAACACAGCTGAGGGTGCgactggagcagctgcaggacatcagcag AAAGGCCAAGGTGGAGCTGACGGTGGGAGGGAAGGTGCCTGACCGCGGATTTGCTGGCGTGGAGCCTGAAGTACTG CGGGACGTGCGGACGGCCTGCCAGCTGCGCTTCCACTTCCTGAAGTCGCTCTTCGAGCACAGCACGTCTGGGACCCTCCC CAGCGGGACAAGCGAGGAGCTGCTGGACACATCCTACCAGCACTGGCTGAGCACAGTGGAG GACATCGTGGGTTCCCACCCTCCCAACCATGTCCTGGCAGCCCTGGAGCACCTGGCCCTGGAGAACACCCTGCAGATGCAAGAGCTCACCAGCCACATTGACATTCCCCGCGACGTAGAGGCCCTCAA GTTCCGCTACGAGAGCTCCCGCCTGGAAGACCTGGCGGGGCCGCCAGCAGCCCTGCCCTCAGTCCGGGGCCTCATACAG gaaggctGGAGCAGGTGTGAGGAGCTGTgggtgcagcagctccccctgcaGGCCCGGGAGcggcacggcacggcacggcTGGCCTCCCTCGTGCAGGAGATGCACCGGCTGCTGGCGGACGGCTCGGAGCGCGCCATCCTCGCCAG GGCggtgctggagctggagctgcgggCTGTACGGCTGGCAGGACTGCGGGATGGGCTGCACCGGGGCTGCCGAGAGCTGGAACGGGAGGCGAGTGCCCGCCACGCGGAGCTGCAGGCCTTGCAGAGCAAGCGGCAGCGCATCCTGGACTTCCGCCACCTGGTG CgcgaaaagcagcagcatgtccggGCGCTGATCAAAGGCATCTCCTACATcaaatcccagctctgcaaggacCAGGCCGAG GTCCAGGCCTTCGTGCAGAGGAAGCTGCTGGGCCCAGAGCAGGATGTGACACTGGAGTCGCAGCGGCTGCACGGGGGGGTGGAGCGCGAGGTCCGGCAGCTGGGGGCCAtcgccctcccctgcctcctgtgcCGCAGCCTCCTGGG GTCCCAGCAGGTCCCGGCTCATGAGCTCTCCATCCATAGGCTGGACCGGACGGCGCTTGCCCAGCACCGGGCCTTCCTCACTGTGTGCCAGGCTTCTGGGTTCCCTCTCTACAAG gccccggagcACCTCCTGCCCCACATGGCTGAGCTGAAGAAGGAGCTGCTGGCCCTGCGTGCCCAGCTGGGCTACAAGAACCGGGCACTGGCCAGCCTGCAGCAGCGCCAGGGCTCCTGGGGGACCGACGCGCAAG ccctggtgCAGGCCCTGCGGGACCACGACCGGGAGCAGGCCGGAGCCCTGGTGCCGCGGATCCAGCTGGTGACGGAGCAGTGCAGGCAACGCATCGAGCGCTGGCCCGAGGTGCAGGCTGCCATCGACGCCTG GTGGGAGCAGCCAGGGCAGTTTGTCCTGCCTGCGGAGCATCGCCTCGGCCTCACCttgcagcagtggctggagcgcTGGACTCTGGCCCTCAagaccctccagcagcagcagcagcagcacagctgggcctGA